Within the Erpetoichthys calabaricus chromosome 1, fErpCal1.3, whole genome shotgun sequence genome, the region ACCCTCAGTGCCATCCATCCAGCTTCGTAAGCCTCCCAATTCAAGTGCATTCAATTTGACGCACAGACTACCATCTACTACATGAGAGGGGGGCTTCAAATTTCAAACGCTACGACGTTCCAACCTCTCTGTATTCCACTTCCTACAGTTCAGATTTGTTTTGGTAAACAGAGTTTTTGAATCTTAGAGCAGCTTGTGTTGTAATTTGGATACACTGTATAACTTCTTTACTAACGACATGTTGTGAGAGAGTAAGATCTGCCTTTCAAAATGATACAATGCCATGGGGTCTTCAAAAATGGATACAAAtgcttatttgaaaaaaaaagtggaaaattggGTATGGATGGCATTAGGAAAAGCATCCAGCCATAAAACACCGGAGTAGtcaagtcacaaaaaaaaaaaatagaaaccccatataaaaatgggaatagcagTGGAAGAAGAAAAGTAGGGGAAAAAAACCAATCTTGCATTTTTTGCACTGCTTCAAAACATTACAACTAGAAATATTACTTGTAGACATTTTATAACAACGTTGTGCGTTTCTAACACATTCACCGACATTCTTATAGTATTAGGGAGCTTATTCCAACACCTATGgcgggggtcctcaatcacagtcctggagggccgcaggtttttgttgcttaattagaaagcaattcttgccaataatttaatttcatggcttgctagttaGTGCTTTAacgctgccatgtcaggtcagtctcatatcctagattttcttcccctttctaaggatatcatccaaatgatttcaaggctaaaatggatgagaaattctcagtccttcactattttctcttcactttccttccaagtatttaattaaactcaacagtgcacaataaatacacacagaggtgtaaacggtaacaagctaaatggagaaatgctgcttgATCATgtgcatgttactgctaattaggagcaaataAAAACCAGTAATACAGCTgtataagactaaaataagcaataagggttcaaaatcttaatgagcgagacaactgaagcgaagcagaagtgttacttgagcttcttattaagcaattggtttggaacaaaaacctgcagccactgtggccctccaggaccgtgattgaggacccctgacctaTGGAAATAAGTAAAACTGGGTAAaaacattattgaattttgctgcAACATGTGTAAAACATGGGTAATTCTCTAGGTTTGAAAAGAGTCTTGAATTGTATTTCGAGGAGTGAGTGCAAGATGACGAAGTTACAGCCAGTGAAATCGAAGTAGTcaaaaactccatccatccattgtctcccgcttattcgaggttgggtcgcgggggcagcagcttgagcagagatgcccagacttccctctccccgtccacttcttctagctcttccgggagaatcccaaggcgttcccaggccagttgagagacgtagtccctccagcgtgtcctgggtcttccccggggcctcctcccggttagacgtgcccggaacacctcaccagggaggcgtccaggaggcatcctgatcagatgcccgagccacctcatctgactcctcacgatgcggaggagcagcggctctactctgggcccctcccggatgactgagcttctcaccctatctttaagggaaagcccagacaccctgcggaggaaactcatttcagccgcttgtagtcgcgatctcgttctttcggtcactacccatacctcatgaccataggtgagggtaggaacatggatcgactggtaaattgagagcttcgccttgcggctcagctcctttttcaccacgacagaccgatgcagcgcccgcattactgcggatgccgcaccgatccgcctgtcgatctcacgctccattcttccctcactcgtgaacaagaccccgagatacttgaactcctccacttggggcaggatctcgctaccaaccctaagagggcactccattcttttccggctgaggaccatggtctcggatttggaggtgctgattctcatcccagtcgcttcacactcggctgcgaattTATAAATGAGGATGAATTTAAAGGGCAAATGCAAACAGAATCTTTCCCTTCTTGGgcaattcaaattaaaatatctAGTCCACCCGTGTCCATGTCGTTCTCCTCGAAAATCCCACATTACGCTGGCTGGCGCCCCTAAGCCGGTCTCCCATTTAAGTCACTATGTGGGGTGTGCCTTGAGATGTTAACTCTAGACAGGGTTGGTTGTATGATGTGCAGTCCACAACTCCGAAATGAATAAATGGGTTTCACAAACACACATAATACCCAATACAGTGCTGTGTTACAGCAAAAGAGAAGTGGTGTCTACCGGGAAAGGAGGTCCTGACTTCTACTCCAcccaaatgttttacttaaaacTGCACGGTGCACATAAGTTAATCATCTTTATTAATCAAAGTCCTTTATTAATGCACATCCTATCAACAGAGGACATATACTTGCAgctattttttataatttctacatATTTAGCTGATGTTATTACTCAAGGCGACTTACAATACCAGTACACGTTACAAtggtttacagatttttttttttttttttttaacagataagAGTACAGGCAGGGTCACACAGTTAGGCAGAGGTCGGAACTGAACCGCCGCCTAGAAGGTTTAAAGTTCAGTTCCTTAGCCTCTCTAACAAACTGCTGGCCCCAAAGACATGACGAGAAAGACAACAGGAAGGTATGGGGTTTTAACCCAGGATGCCGGATTTgcagccaaaaaaaataaaaaatgtttcccTGTCTTCCTTCTATTGTTTCAAAGAGGACAGTCAAAtgacagataaaaagtaacagtaatggttttgattttaaaaattacaataaagtaaaaacaatcttACATTACACGGGCCCTGCTACAACCTGTTGACAAGCCTCTAGTACTTTTATACCTGCTTTTAAAAAATCCTGTTGAATAACCAAACGTTCCTCTTTGGATCCCCCCCAAAaaagcatgcaaaaaaaaaaataaaaaaattatacagaTAACTATGTTGTTTTTATTCTCTTAAATTAGTTGGAAAAGCTTGCTATCTAATTGCATAATGTTCTGCAAAGCAACAGTTTAGAGCTAATAAACACTTACGGACGTTGACACAATTTCATTGAAGTTCTTGACTAGGATTATAACAATCACGGCAGTTCTCCACTTTGAGGGTTATGTCCATTTGGGTCTGCTAGGCGGAGAGGAATATCACtcttaaagtcacagtcttcTTGTAAAACTGGCTGTAAGTGTTGTAGGAGAATTGCCTGTAGATAATGCCTCCTCCTCAAGAGCAACAGTAATAAAAACAAGCTCTTGGTGGTAAGCTAAGTACTATggagctaaaaaaaacaaaacagaaacacttAATTTCAGTATTCTTTCACATCTGGCTTACCTCAAGCTGCATTTCTTAGCATTCTGtaattgttttctctctctctccatccatATGTCAAAGCAGTTACTTTGGTGTAACAATTCAATTATACAGATTTCTTTTGAATGCTTTTTCTTCACTCAATATTGCCAGTTCTCTCAAATATCTTTCCTCTTCTATGGAAGTTTGTATGCAGCATCTACCTGCACATTTGCATCTCCGTTATCTCACTATCTGAATGTTGCACtttagaaaaagaagagaaatctGGCTACTATGTTGAAACTGCAATGGTGCATTTCTTTGCAGGTTAAAATTCTTGAATAGTTTCCCACATAAAGGTAGGAAGACGGGGTGTCTTTCTGGTGTGAATTCAGTTGTGCGCTTGAAGTACACTTGACTGGAATGCTTGCCACATTCAATACACTCATCTGGCTTTTCTACAGTTTGAATGACATTGTGTACTTGAAGACCACTTAGGTGGCTGTGAATCTCTTGCCATATTTCTCACAGGTGTCCGTTTCACCATGCGAAGCTTTGGGACAGAAGTAAATCTCACATTTCATAATGCTTTTACTCTCAACAGCAAAGGCTTTGTGTTGTCCCGGCATTGCCCCTTGCAACATTTTTGCTTTCTGTCGCTCAGGACTGATGTTGATCTCCAGATCTTCTAGATAGACCCAGAGTTTTCTATTCATATGTCCCATGGTTCCAAGAACCAATCAGTTGTTTTATCCAATATCTGGAGGTTCTCAGATGGCATCTCTTTATTATTTGTCTCTGCCATCATAGGCAGCCTCTTggaattaataattatttagGCTTTTACTGAGGGATTTTCTTTCAAAGCCATATTTGGGTATCCCATCATATAGCGGTTGGTGTGCACCACGTGACTAGcacattttacaatataattggAGGACTGTGGTTCTCACGAGTCTCTGGTAGTGATAGGTAGGTTATTTTCTTTACAGTTGCCAATGGGAGGGATATGACATCTTATTTTTGCATGAACCTTGGTGCAAAGCCATGGCCATCAGTACCTTGTATTCTGCAACCAGGTGTATGGCTCGTGTTACTTGTAAAGTTATTTGTCGATTATTTTTCTATTGATGCTTTGAACCACCTAACACAAGGGGCACTGTTTTGTATAGCCATGACTAGATGTTCACCCTTCTCTCCGTTTGCCTCTGTAAGCCATCCATTGGTCAGTAATTGATCCACACGAGGTTGGAGTGATAGAGGAGAatattttctactgtatttatggtCATTATTTTACAACTGAATTTCTTGTATTTCTAGTTCACCGTTGTCTTGCCAGTTGGCGGCTGCAGTCTTGTCAGCTGGAGGTGGTCTTGCCAGTTGGCCCAAATGAGTTCTCATGTGTCTACGAAGATCACACGAGACTCTGAATCGCCTGCCACAATCCCTACAGcagtacggcttctctccagtatgaattctcatGTGTCGGTGAAGATCACTTGATGCTTTgaattgcttgccacattcagtacaACCATATGGCTTCTCTACAGCGTGGACTTTCATGTGTCTTCGTAGATCACGGAGTTCTGAGTATCGCTCATCACATTCACAACAGAAATACAACTTTTCTCTGGTGTGAATTCTCTCATGTCTCAGAAGAGAACTTTTATCAATGAAAGGTTTGCCACATTCACCACAGACAAATGGCTTCTCACCCGAATGAGTTTTCTTGTGTCTCTGGAGAGACATTTTATCAATGTACCACTTGTCACATTGATCACAGccgtatggcttctctccggtgtgaattttCGTGTGCCTCTGAAGATCACTCGAGTCTCTGAATCGcttaccacattcagtacagccaTATGGCTTGTCTCCTGTATGGATTATCATGTGTTTTCGAAGTGCACATTGTTCTACAAACTGCTTGCCACATTCgctacagcaatacggcttctcttcAGCATGGATTTTCACGTGCTTCCGAAGTGCACGAAGTTCTTTGAATCGCTTGTCACATTCACTACAGCAATATAATTTCTCTTCCGCATGAATTTTCATGTGTCTTTGTACAGAACTTTTATCGATGAATCGCTTGCCACACTCAGTACAGccatacggcttctctccagtgtgagttcTAATGTGTCGCAGGAGATCATTTGATTCTCTGAAACGCTTGTCGCACATAGTACAGCAATGTGGTttctcaccagtgtgaattcTCATATGTTTGCGAAGATCACTTGATACTCTGAATCGCTTGACACATTCAGTACAGCCATAAggtttctctccggtgtgaattctcaTATGCTTCCGAAGATCACTGGATTCTCTGAACCGCTTGTCGCATTCAGTGCAACAATGGGTTTTCTCTCCAGTATGGATTCTTGCATGCATCTTAAGATGAGCTTTGTGCAcaaattgtttaccacattcttCACAGCCAAACATCTGCGCATGATTCCGCTGGTGTTCTTCTAAATCAgagctatttttaaaaattttccacATACTGGACAGGGTAATAAATTGCCTGAATTTGCATTTTGAATGTTTTGGAGATTTTTGATGGCATCCATCCCAGACATCTTTGCCATAGGTAGAAGATATTTCTGTACAGTGGCCCATTTCAAAGGTCTTACGCCCGACttcttcatattttcttgaaGCTGATAATATTGAGCTATGTCCTGAAATGATGTCTCATTTAATGAAGGCTCAAAACAGCCATCATCCTCTTGTAAATCTGTAGATgtcaaaagacaaataaataattagtTATATAAGGAAAGGCACATTTACTCACGACACTAAAGCAGCTGTTAGGATCAGGGATAAGCCCCAATTCTTAATTGCTTAATCAGTGTCACACATTTGTAC harbors:
- the LOC127529194 gene encoding gastrula zinc finger protein XlCGF57.1-like, with the translated sequence MFGCEECGKQFVHKAHLKMHARIHTGEKTHCCTECDKRFRESSDLRKHMRIHTGEKPYGCTECVKRFRVSSDLRKHMRIHTGEKPHCCTMCDKRFRESNDLLRHIRTHTGEKPYGCTECGKRFIDKSSVQRHMKIHAEEKLYCCSECDKRFKELRALRKHVKIHAEEKPYCCSECGKQFVEQCALRKHMIIHTGDKPYGCTECGKRFRDSSDLQRHTKIHTGEKPYGCDQCDKWYIDKMSLQRHKKTHSGEKPFVCGECGKPFIDKSSLLRHERIHTREKLYFCCECDERYSELRDLRRHMKVHAVEKPYGCTECGKQFKASSDLHRHMRIHTGEKPYCCRDCGRRFRVSCDLRRHMRTHLGQLARPPPADKTAAANWQDNGELEIQEIQL